The Andrena cerasifolii isolate SP2316 chromosome 14, iyAndCera1_principal, whole genome shotgun sequence genome contains a region encoding:
- the Ugt50b3 gene encoding UDP-glycosyltransferase family 50 member B3, which yields MIGSMLVILLICCGHQSAMGYNVLLATMGGTKSHTTPFVALGSSLKARGHNVTLVSAFPGPAANHGLQEFVPPDFEAYVGNYTSEWDLVGARFRDELPISPWDAMRYAWEACEAVLRDETSVSRLRKPEGDPRARWDIVVLDGSYPECVLGVLHGENVPTIMLNTVALYTGTISRQGNPSPWSITPYFGRPFTQDMNIFERVLNVACLVTLRIMHWIMITGYLQPVLRQHLGDQLPDVRDLTMEVPLTLQNSHYSVADSVPYLTNVVNVACLHCNPPTKLSTDLESFLQRGFIFVSMGSSVRASGMPEALRRIFVAAFATIPYNVVWKWEGGKIKDLPSNVRTSGWWPQQDLLGHPKLRAFVSHGGLLSLHEAAYHGAPTLVLPVFCDHDGNAAQAEKLGYALVMDLAGVSIGDLREGILKVAAVRNNSYRMAAKRRSSLLRELPISPRKLATWWVEHVAKYKGAEHLKSSARYMGVVRYYSIDVVTFYAITLLVLVYGLKKLCWRTISRQVTIKKKLD from the exons ATGATCGGCTCGATGCTTGTGATTCTGCTGATCTGCTGCGGCCACCAGTCCGCGATGGGGTACAACGTTCTATTAGCCACGATGGGCGGCACGAAGTCTCACACCACACCCTTCGTCGCTCTTGGTAGCAGTCTGAAGGCGCGAGGTCACAACGTCACCCTTGTGAGCGCGTTCCCAGGGCCAGCCGCGAACCACGGGCTACAGGAGTTCGTACCACCCGACTTCGAG GCCTACGTTGGGAATTACACGTCGGAGTGGGACCTGGTGGGTGCAAGGTTCCGAGATGAGCTGCCAATCTCTCCTTGGGACGCAATGCGATATGCCTGGGAGGCCTGCGAGGCGGTTCTCCGGGACGAAACGTCGGTCTCCCGGCTGAGGAAGCCGGAGGGCGATCCTCGTGCTCGTTGGGACATTGTCGTCCTGGACGGGTCCTATCCCGAGTGCGTTCTCGGCGTTCTTCACGGGGAAAATGTACCCACGATCATGCTCAACACG GTCGCCCTGTACACTGGCACGATCTCAAGACAAGGAAACCCATCGCCGTGGTCGATCACGCCCTACTTTGGCAGACCCTTCACGCAGGACATGAACATCTTCGAAAGGGTGCTGAACGTCGCCTGCCTCGTCACCCTCAGGATAATGCACTGGATCATGATCACTGGATACCTTCAACCAGTTCTGAGGCAACATTTAG GGGACCAGCTGCCCGATGTTCGAGACCTCACCATGGAGGTACCACTCACGTTGCAGAACAGCCACTACAGCGTGGCGGATTCCGTCCCGTACTTGACGAACGTCGTCAACGTCGCCTGCCTCCATTGCAACCCGCCCACCAAACTTAGCACCGACTTGGAGAGCTTCTTGCAACGCG GGTTCATCTTCGTGTCCATGGGTTCGTCGGTGCGCGCGTCGGGGATGCCAGAGGCACTTCGCCGCATCTTCGTGGCGGCGTTCGCCACGATCCCTTACAACGTCGTGTGGAAATGGGAGGGCGGGAAGATTAAAGATCTACCGTCGAACGTCCGAACATCTGGGTGGTGGCCACAGCAGGATCTACTCGGGCACCCGAAGCTCCGAGCTTTCGTCTCTCACGGAGGGCTCTTATCCCTCCACGAGGCCGCCTATCATGGCGCCCCCACTCTCGTGCTGCCCGTTTTCTGCGACCACGATGGAAACGCGGCGCAAGCCG AGAAGCTGGGCTACGCCCTGGTGATGGATTTAGCTGGCGTGTCGATCGGGGACCTTCGCGAGGGCATCCTCAAAGTGGCTGCTGTGCGCAACAATTCGTATCGCATGGCGGCGAAACGAAGGAGCTCGCTGTTACGGGAGTTGCCAATTAGCCCCAGGAAATTAGCGACTTGGTGGGTGGAGCACGTGGCCAAGTACAAAGGGGCCGAGCATTTGAAAAGCTCCGCAAG GTACATGGGCGTCGTTCGGTACTATTCCATCGACGTGGTGACGTTTTATGCGATAACGTTGCTGGTGCTGGTGTACGGGCTGAAGAAATTGTGCTGGAGGACGATATCGAGACAAGTTACTATTAAAAAGAAGCTAGACTGA